The sequence below is a genomic window from bacterium.
CAGGAGATGGAGTTGGCCCTGAAGTAATAAGAGAAGGACTAAAGGTATTAGAAGCAGTTGCAGAGGTAACTGCTCTCAAGTATGAATTGATAAATTATGATTTTGGTGGAGAGCGATATTTACGAACAGGTGAGGTATTGCCTGATTCTGCCTTGAATGAACTCAAACAGATGTCGGCGATTTATCTGGGTGCCATTGGTCATCCAGATGTTAAACCAGGCATCCTTGAGCAAGGATTATTGCTTAAAATTAGATTTGGATTAGACCAATATATTAATTTAAGACCGATTAAATTATATCCGGGTGTCTATACCCCAATTAAAGATAAAGGACCAGAGGAGATTGATTTTATCGTAGTTCGCGAAAATACTGAATGTCTTTATATTGGCATAGGTGGATTTTTAAAGAAAAATACCAGTGATGAAGTGGCTGTTCAAGAGATGCTCTATACCCGCAAAGGGGTAGAAAGGTGCATCAGGTATGCCTATGAATTAGCCAGGACGACAAAGAGAAAAAAACTTACATTAGTCGATAAATCAAATGTCCTGACCTATGGTCATGACCTCTGGCAACGAGTATTTAAAGAGGTTGGGGAGGAATATCCAGAGGTAACTAAAGACCATGCCTATGTTGATGCTTGCTGTATGTGGATGGTGAAAAATCCAGAATGGTTTGATGTCATCGTTACCTGTAATATGTTTGGGGATATTATTACAGATTTAGGGGCGATGGTTCAAGGTGGAATGGGAATAGCGGCAGGAGGAAATATCAATCCTCAGGGTGTTTCTATGTTTGAGCCTATTCATGGTTCTGCCCCGAAATATACCAACAAAAATCAAATTAATCCATTAGCCACTATCTTAAGTCTCCAGATGATGTTAAATAATCTTGGTGAAAAAAAAGCGGCAACATTGGTTGAAAATGCTATCATTAAACTTCTCTCCTCCGGACTTATCAAAAATATGTCTGCCGGTAAAATGGGTATGTCAACATCTGAAGTTGGGGATATGGTAGCTAAGTTCGTTAAGTAAGCGTTTAATGGTCTATAGCTTTGCCATTTTTATAATGGGGGTATCAAGTAAATGCAAAATCAAAATGCAAAATGAAAAAGAAAAGTTTAAACCCAACTTCGCCGTTTAAAAAAATAAGTCTTGTATTATCAACAACTTACAGAGCAGAGAGGTTGAGTTTTGGCACTACAGTATGAATCCCCACAAAATGATTTGACTGTTTTCCCTGGTTGATAA
It includes:
- a CDS encoding 3-isopropylmalate dehydrogenase — protein: MHKIAVIPGDGVGPEVIREGLKVLEAVAEVTALKYELINYDFGGERYLRTGEVLPDSALNELKQMSAIYLGAIGHPDVKPGILEQGLLLKIRFGLDQYINLRPIKLYPGVYTPIKDKGPEEIDFIVVRENTECLYIGIGGFLKKNTSDEVAVQEMLYTRKGVERCIRYAYELARTTKRKKLTLVDKSNVLTYGHDLWQRVFKEVGEEYPEVTKDHAYVDACCMWMVKNPEWFDVIVTCNMFGDIITDLGAMVQGGMGIAAGGNINPQGVSMFEPIHGSAPKYTNKNQINPLATILSLQMMLNNLGEKKAATLVENAIIKLLSSGLIKNMSAGKMGMSTSEVGDMVAKFVK